From the Armatimonadota bacterium genome, one window contains:
- a CDS encoding branched-chain amino acid ABC transporter permease, translating into MDLALYLAQQLVNAVTLGSVYALSAIGLSLVYGVLRLINFAHGDLLALGAYAALALLAAPRLPLGAALLLPVALVGAVGLAVERVAYRPIRRAPEVNALIVSLALSVIVQNLLVMTLTAQPRPFHLPPQLAGLLLLGGVVVSRMALFTTALAVGLMTALHLMIRRTRVGTAIRATAEDRDAAELMGIPTDRVIGFTFALGAALGGFAGVMLGGQYGRIDPFMGFLPGLKAFVAAVLGGLGSVPGAILGGYLLGFGEILFVGLLPPALSGYRDAFVFTLLILILLLRPQGVLAGR; encoded by the coding sequence GCTGGTGTACGGGGTGCTCCGCCTGATCAACTTCGCCCACGGCGACCTGCTGGCCCTGGGCGCCTACGCCGCGCTGGCCCTGCTGGCCGCGCCCCGCCTGCCCCTCGGGGCGGCGCTGCTCCTCCCCGTCGCCCTCGTCGGTGCGGTCGGCCTGGCCGTCGAGCGCGTCGCCTACCGTCCCATCCGCCGCGCCCCGGAGGTGAACGCCCTCATCGTCAGCCTGGCCCTCTCGGTCATCGTCCAGAACCTGCTGGTGATGACGCTGACCGCGCAGCCGCGCCCCTTCCACCTGCCCCCGCAGCTCGCGGGGCTCCTCCTCCTGGGCGGGGTCGTCGTCAGCCGCATGGCCCTGTTCACCACCGCGCTGGCGGTCGGCCTCATGACCGCGCTGCACCTCATGATCCGCCGCACCCGCGTCGGGACGGCCATCCGGGCCACCGCCGAGGACCGTGACGCCGCCGAGCTCATGGGGATCCCCACCGACCGGGTCATCGGGTTCACCTTCGCGCTGGGCGCGGCGCTGGGCGGCTTCGCCGGCGTCATGCTGGGCGGACAGTACGGGCGCATCGACCCCTTCATGGGCTTCCTGCCCGGGCTGAAGGCCTTCGTGGCTGCTGTCCTCGGCGGGCTCGGCAGCGTCCCGGGCGCCATCCTGGGCGGGTACCTCCTCGGCTTCGGGGAGATCCTCTTCGTCGGGCTGCTCCCGCCGGCGCTCTCCGGTTACCGCGACGCCTTCGTCTTCACGCTGCTCATCCTGATCCTGCTCCTGCGCCCCCAGGGGGTGCTGGCGGGGCGATGA